A genomic segment from Bacillaceae bacterium S4-13-56 encodes:
- a CDS encoding BMP family ABC transporter substrate-binding protein, with the protein MTRKLIAPLFILLLLTACGQNESSHKIKAVGVLLEDTIDDQVWGQKGYQGIVKIQKKYDAKVYSKENVSTQRDVDEAVKEFSRKGVQLIFGHGSIYGSYFPWLNEQYPDIEFVYFNGSRTGDNLSSLSFQSHAMGFFGGMVAGSMTKTNDVAVIAAYEWQPEVEGFYQGVLYQNPEANVEITFVHDWNDVNTALALFETLEKKDVDVYYPAGDGFNIPIIEKVKETGDYAIGYVSDQIHLGVNTVLTSTVQHVEQLYLVATDLYVNNELHNGTRLSFDFQDDAVSLGEFSPIVPESVKEQVLQAVEDYKETGLLPYEK; encoded by the coding sequence TTGACTCGAAAATTAATTGCACCTTTATTTATACTACTTTTGTTAACAGCCTGTGGTCAAAATGAAAGCTCACATAAGATTAAAGCTGTTGGAGTTCTACTAGAGGATACAATCGATGATCAAGTTTGGGGGCAAAAGGGTTATCAGGGGATAGTAAAAATACAAAAAAAGTATGATGCAAAAGTCTATAGTAAAGAAAACGTGTCTACTCAACGTGACGTGGATGAAGCAGTCAAGGAATTTTCTAGAAAAGGGGTCCAATTGATTTTTGGACATGGCAGTATTTATGGTTCCTATTTCCCTTGGCTTAATGAACAATATCCTGATATTGAATTTGTTTATTTTAATGGGAGCCGAACGGGTGATAACTTGAGTAGTCTTAGTTTTCAATCCCACGCCATGGGATTTTTTGGCGGTATGGTTGCAGGGTCAATGACTAAAACAAACGATGTCGCAGTTATTGCGGCATATGAATGGCAACCAGAGGTAGAAGGATTCTATCAAGGAGTGCTATACCAAAATCCGGAAGCAAACGTTGAAATTACGTTTGTTCACGATTGGAACGATGTGAATACTGCCTTAGCCCTTTTTGAGACACTTGAGAAGAAAGATGTGGATGTCTATTATCCAGCGGGAGACGGATTTAATATTCCTATTATTGAGAAGGTAAAAGAGACCGGGGACTATGCAATAGGATATGTAAGTGATCAAATCCATCTTGGAGTAAACACTGTCTTAACTAGTACGGTCCAACATGTTGAACAGCTATATTTAGTAGCTACAGACCTTTATGTGAACAATGAGCTTCACAATGGGACAAGGCTTAGTTTCGATTTTCAAGATGATGCGGTCTCCTTGGGAGAGTTTAGTCCAATTGTTCCTGAAAGTGTAAAAGAACAGGTCCTGCAGGCAGTTGAAGATTATAAAGAAACAGGATTACTTCCTTATGAAAAATAA
- a CDS encoding undecaprenyl-diphosphate phosphatase, with protein sequence MESLWLLIKYTFLGLFQGLTEPIPISSSGHLVLLRNIFNLNIEGLSFEVLVNFGSLLAVLFIYRKDILELAYQSFHFLFKGKKEGKPEFQFVWYLIIGTIPAGVIGILFEDAISETFSNPKMVGITLLITGLALYAIRNLRGKKGDKQLTMKDALIVGLAQAVALIPGISRSGATIVAAMGLGMKQETALKFSFLLYIPVSLGTAILSAEEIVQDPDIAFLWMPYILAFAGSIIASYYSLRWFMNIMAKGNLKYFAYYCFIVGILAILIL encoded by the coding sequence ATGGAAAGTTTATGGTTATTAATTAAATACACCTTTCTTGGCCTTTTTCAAGGATTAACAGAGCCAATTCCTATTTCATCTAGTGGCCATTTGGTCTTGCTAAGGAATATTTTCAATTTAAATATAGAAGGACTTTCCTTTGAGGTTTTAGTGAATTTTGGATCTCTACTTGCAGTTTTATTTATTTATCGAAAAGACATACTCGAGCTAGCATACCAATCCTTCCATTTTTTATTTAAAGGTAAAAAAGAAGGGAAACCCGAATTTCAATTTGTCTGGTATCTTATCATAGGAACCATTCCTGCTGGTGTTATTGGAATCCTATTTGAAGATGCAATTTCTGAAACCTTCAGCAACCCCAAAATGGTAGGTATAACATTATTAATTACTGGTTTAGCATTGTATGCCATAAGGAATTTGCGAGGAAAAAAGGGAGACAAGCAGCTTACAATGAAAGATGCGTTAATCGTTGGTCTAGCTCAAGCCGTTGCTCTCATTCCTGGAATTAGCCGCTCAGGTGCCACGATTGTTGCCGCCATGGGACTCGGTATGAAGCAAGAAACTGCGTTAAAGTTTTCCTTTCTTCTCTACATACCTGTTAGCTTAGGAACAGCCATCTTGTCTGCTGAAGAAATTGTTCAGGACCCTGACATTGCCTTCCTATGGATGCCCTACATTTTGGCTTTTGCTGGATCCATCATTGCTTCCTACTACTCCTTACGATGGTTTATGAATATAATGGCTAAAGGTAATCTAAAGTATTTCGCTTATTATTGCTTTATAGTCGGAATACTTGCGATTCTAATTCTATAG
- a CDS encoding YjzC family protein, giving the protein MGQQHQFKGGQRAPNNGIYIEIGETGSQVLHPNKVKLTAGDRFPENTNDDRVWTYLPKI; this is encoded by the coding sequence ATGGGACAACAACATCAATTTAAAGGTGGACAACGTGCTCCAAACAATGGGATTTATATAGAAATCGGAGAAACTGGTTCACAGGTGCTTCACCCTAATAAAGTAAAACTGACTGCGGGAGACCGTTTTCCTGAAAATACGAACGACGACCGAGTTTGGACTTATCTACCCAAAATATAA
- a CDS encoding DUF2929 family protein, with translation MKIFWATFWSFLLSVMLIYVTSSMTGDHFNFTKVLLLTAAMAIIATVISEGILTNEEE, from the coding sequence ATGAAAATATTTTGGGCAACCTTTTGGTCTTTTCTATTAAGCGTCATGTTGATTTATGTAACCTCCAGTATGACTGGCGACCATTTTAATTTTACCAAGGTGCTCTTATTAACAGCTGCTATGGCAATCATTGCTACTGTTATAAGCGAAGGAATATTAACAAACGAAGAAGAATAA